One window of the bacterium genome contains the following:
- a CDS encoding DUF485 domain-containing protein, with the protein MLHEPAPDAGPDPASAYKTRLGLWMFLFYSLLYIGFVWINVATAGKVMQKIVLAGLNLAVVYGMGLIIVALVMALIYNHLCTRREHELAAKRREVRK; encoded by the coding sequence ATGCTGCACGAGCCCGCGCCGGATGCCGGACCCGATCCCGCCAGTGCCTACAAGACACGCCTGGGATTGTGGATGTTCCTGTTCTACTCGCTCCTTTATATCGGCTTCGTCTGGATCAATGTCGCCACCGCAGGCAAGGTCATGCAGAAGATCGTCCTGGCCGGGCTGAACCTGGCTGTCGTCTACGGCATGGGCCTGATCATCGTCGCCCTGGTGATGGCGCTCATCTACAACCACCTGTGCACCAGGCGTGAACACGAACTGGCAGCAAAGCGCCGGGAGGTGCGCAAATGA
- a CDS encoding DUF1428 domain-containing protein codes for MPYVDGFLLPIPLKKVDEYRTLARKAGKVWLEHGALEFRECMADDLDSPMGAIFKKAVKLKRGEVVFFSYITYKSPAQRDRVNKKVMADPRLESMMKDGVMPFDTSRMAFGGFKAVVDLQGRQPTRNGC; via the coding sequence ATGCCCTACGTCGATGGTTTCCTCCTGCCGATTCCCCTGAAGAAGGTTGACGAATACCGCACCCTCGCGCGCAAGGCCGGCAAGGTCTGGCTCGAGCACGGCGCATTGGAATTTCGCGAGTGCATGGCCGACGACCTCGATTCGCCGATGGGCGCCATCTTCAAGAAGGCGGTCAAGCTCAAGCGCGGCGAGGTGGTCTTCTTCTCGTACATCACCTACAAGTCGCCCGCCCAGCGCGATCGCGTGAACAAGAAGGTCATGGCCGACCCGCGCCTGGAGTCCATGATGAAGGACGGGGTGATGCCCTTCGACACGTCACGCATGGCATTCGGGGGATTCAAGGCGGTGGTCGACCTCCAGGGGCGGCAACCGACGCGGAACGGCTGCTGA
- a CDS encoding DUF2723 domain-containing protein — protein MDPKHAASRFRTVSPLLVALAALAVFVMTLQRTLPAGDSGELIAVAWNGGVAHPPGYPLYSLLAGAWVRVFAFGEPALRLAVFSAVCLAAAAGLLAAALRKLGASAWAAGGAALAWAFCAPAWKMALVAEVFALNSLLAAGLWFALAALLAARTSSEHRRALAALAGLTVLGLSHHHTLFILSLPVDAVALVVWWRRGRPGAGSRLVLAVAASAIACLLPLLLLMIPRHGALPVWGETSTWPGLWHHMLRRDYGTFSLEPAGSGAAAPPDHVLLWLSAMPRASGYVGAVVAVAGLAVLARRRSGWPLLAVVVGALGLQALFFTRVGFALEPAHLRGVVERFQILPAMVVAVATAFAIGSVGAPRANRRGLSRVMAPVLAALVVAAPLLLHWRAVDQHANTFHADFVHNLLAGAPDGAALFVRGDLEHNGLAYATGVRGRRPDLAWADQELLTYPWYVRRLRAREPGLLPPLATGGEGDRYSGLPASQNIHWLGHLAGVRPVAFTDFKEDSYAGAYTPVPRGLVLVMHPRGEVPPLVAQARDAAKLLATMRLDSWFQSQDPWSFEIAGRQRIVDYVITTATLFQQPEAAVVRAADHPGLDVLRGWLARYRAEAAPGDPRLHYASGFLHLIHPDFRDLEAAAADLARLQEHAAGDAAAARAAELLAAGLAQARDSGGN, from the coding sequence TTGGATCCGAAGCACGCAGCCAGCCGTTTCCGCACGGTGTCGCCGCTCCTGGTCGCGCTGGCGGCTTTGGCCGTCTTTGTAATGACGTTGCAGCGCACGCTGCCGGCCGGCGACAGCGGCGAACTGATCGCCGTGGCCTGGAACGGCGGTGTGGCCCATCCGCCCGGGTATCCCCTGTACTCGCTGCTGGCCGGCGCCTGGGTGCGGGTCTTCGCGTTCGGCGAGCCGGCCCTGCGGTTGGCCGTCTTCTCGGCGGTGTGCCTGGCGGCGGCGGCCGGCCTGCTGGCGGCGGCGCTGCGAAAGCTGGGGGCGTCGGCGTGGGCGGCGGGCGGGGCGGCGCTCGCGTGGGCCTTCTGCGCGCCGGCCTGGAAGATGGCGCTGGTGGCCGAGGTCTTCGCGCTGAACAGCCTGCTTGCGGCGGGACTGTGGTTCGCGCTGGCGGCGCTGCTCGCTGCGCGCACCTCAAGCGAGCATCGCCGCGCGCTGGCCGCGCTGGCGGGGCTGACGGTGCTGGGTCTGTCGCACCACCACACGCTGTTCATCCTGTCGCTGCCGGTCGATGCGGTTGCCTTGGTCGTCTGGTGGCGGCGCGGCCGGCCTGGTGCGGGATCACGCCTTGTGCTCGCAGTAGCGGCGTCGGCCATCGCCTGCCTGCTGCCGCTGCTGCTGCTGATGATCCCGCGCCACGGGGCCCTGCCCGTGTGGGGCGAGACGAGCACCTGGCCCGGGCTGTGGCATCACATGCTGCGGCGCGACTACGGCACGTTCTCGCTGGAGCCGGCGGGCAGCGGTGCTGCCGCGCCGCCTGATCACGTGCTGCTGTGGCTGTCCGCGATGCCGCGCGCGTCCGGATACGTGGGTGCGGTGGTGGCGGTGGCCGGCCTGGCCGTGCTGGCGCGCCGGCGTTCAGGGTGGCCGCTGCTGGCCGTGGTCGTGGGCGCCCTGGGCCTGCAGGCACTGTTCTTCACGCGTGTCGGCTTCGCACTGGAGCCGGCGCACCTGCGCGGCGTCGTCGAGCGGTTCCAGATCCTGCCGGCGATGGTCGTGGCGGTGGCGACGGCATTCGCGATCGGGTCGGTCGGCGCGCCGCGGGCGAATCGGCGCGGCCTGTCCCGGGTGATGGCCCCGGTTCTCGCCGCGCTGGTGGTGGCCGCGCCGCTGCTGCTGCACTGGCGTGCCGTGGACCAGCACGCCAACACCTTCCACGCCGACTTCGTGCACAACCTGCTGGCCGGCGCGCCCGACGGCGCCGCGCTGTTCGTGCGCGGCGACCTCGAGCACAACGGGCTGGCCTACGCCACGGGCGTGCGCGGCCGGCGACCGGACCTGGCCTGGGCCGACCAGGAGCTGTTGACCTATCCGTGGTATGTGCGCCGTCTGCGGGCGCGCGAGCCGGGTCTGCTGCCGCCGCTGGCAACGGGCGGCGAAGGCGATCGCTATTCGGGCCTGCCGGCGTCGCAGAACATCCACTGGCTCGGGCACCTGGCGGGCGTGCGCCCCGTGGCGTTCACCGATTTCAAGGAAGACAGCTACGCCGGCGCGTACACGCCGGTCCCGCGGGGACTGGTGCTGGTGATGCATCCGCGGGGCGAAGTGCCGCCGCTGGTCGCGCAGGCTCGCGACGCGGCCAAACTGCTGGCAACCATGCGCCTCGACTCGTGGTTCCAATCGCAGGATCCGTGGAGCTTCGAGATCGCCGGCCGGCAGCGCATCGTCGACTACGTCATCACCACCGCCACGCTGTTCCAGCAACCGGAGGCCGCGGTGGTGCGCGCGGCCGACCATCCGGGTCTGGACGTGCTGCGCGGCTGGCTGGCGCGTTATCGCGCCGAGGCGGCGCCGGGCGACCCGCGCCTGCACTATGCGAGCGGCTTCCTGCACCTGATCCATCCCGACTTCCGTGACCTCGAGGCCGCCGCGGCCGACCTCGCCCGCCTGCAGGAGCACGCCGCCGGCGATGCCGCCGCCGCCCGCGCCGCGGAGCTGCTGGCCGCCGGGCTCGCCCAGGCCCGCGATTCAGGTGGAAATTGA
- the sulP gene encoding sulfate permease produces the protein MKWLSPDLTPKLVTTFRDGYTRQDLTRDVLAGLVVGIVALPLSIAFGIASGVRPEQGLFTAIVAGFIISALGGSRVQIGGPTGAFVVIVAGIVAKFGYPGLAVATIMAGALLVAMSFARLGNVIKFIPYPVIIGFTSGIAIIIAMGQIGDGLGLPAGEAPSHFWPRCLYYIRSLPQTNLTAAAICLGSVLITQQWSRISRRLPGPLVALLLTTIVVQVFNLQVDTIGSRFGDVPTGLPRPSLPRFDFSQIGALFSPALSIALLGAIESLLSAMVADGMIGGRHRANAELMGQGIANLVVPFFGGIPATGAIARTATNVKNGGRSPVAGIVHSLTLLLILMVAGKWAAYIPLATLAGILLVVAYNMSEWRVFRQLLRSPRGDVLVLLSTFVLTVVVDLNVAIQVGMVLSSVLLMLRMAEVTQVRAVRDALEYESAPGDPVGPVELPAEVAVFEINGTFCFGAARSFTETLQSDRRRPRVVILRMRHVMAIDATGLHALEDVKNRLHQQGTTLLLAGVHAQPLAAMTRAGAVQHIGLDNMFSTFSDAVAHAKKLLETPA, from the coding sequence ATGAAATGGCTTTCGCCTGACCTGACCCCCAAGCTCGTCACCACGTTTCGCGACGGCTACACCCGCCAGGACCTGACCCGCGATGTCCTGGCCGGCCTCGTGGTCGGCATCGTCGCCCTCCCGCTGAGCATCGCGTTCGGCATCGCCTCGGGCGTGCGGCCCGAGCAGGGACTGTTCACGGCCATCGTCGCCGGCTTCATCATCTCGGCGCTCGGCGGCAGCCGCGTGCAGATCGGCGGGCCGACCGGCGCCTTCGTCGTCATCGTCGCGGGCATCGTCGCCAAGTTCGGCTACCCGGGGCTGGCCGTCGCCACGATCATGGCCGGCGCACTGCTGGTGGCGATGTCGTTCGCGCGCCTGGGCAACGTCATCAAGTTCATCCCCTACCCGGTCATCATTGGGTTCACCAGCGGCATCGCGATCATCATCGCGATGGGGCAGATCGGCGACGGGCTGGGCCTGCCGGCGGGCGAGGCGCCGTCGCACTTCTGGCCGCGCTGTCTCTACTATATAAGGAGCCTGCCGCAGACGAACCTCACGGCGGCGGCGATCTGCCTCGGCTCGGTGCTCATCACGCAGCAATGGTCGCGCATCTCGCGCCGGCTGCCCGGACCGCTGGTGGCGCTCCTGCTGACGACCATCGTCGTACAGGTCTTCAACCTGCAGGTCGACACCATCGGCAGCCGCTTCGGCGACGTGCCGACCGGCCTGCCCAGGCCCTCGCTCCCGCGCTTCGATTTCTCGCAGATCGGCGCCCTGTTCTCGCCGGCGCTGTCGATCGCGCTGCTGGGCGCCATCGAGTCGCTGCTCAGCGCGATGGTGGCCGACGGCATGATCGGCGGTCGCCACCGCGCCAACGCCGAGCTGATGGGCCAGGGCATCGCCAACCTGGTGGTGCCGTTCTTCGGCGGCATCCCGGCGACCGGCGCCATCGCCCGCACCGCCACCAACGTGAAGAACGGCGGCCGCTCGCCGGTGGCCGGCATCGTGCATTCGCTGACGCTGCTGCTCATCCTGATGGTGGCCGGCAAGTGGGCCGCCTACATCCCATTGGCCACGCTGGCGGGCATCCTGCTCGTGGTGGCCTACAACATGAGCGAATGGCGCGTCTTCCGGCAGTTGCTGCGCTCGCCGCGCGGCGACGTGCTGGTGCTGCTGTCGACGTTCGTGCTCACGGTAGTCGTCGACCTCAACGTCGCGATCCAGGTGGGCATGGTGCTCTCGTCGGTGCTGCTGATGCTGCGCATGGCCGAAGTCACGCAGGTGCGCGCCGTGCGCGACGCGCTCGAGTACGAATCGGCACCCGGCGACCCGGTCGGCCCGGTCGAACTGCCGGCCGAGGTGGCCGTCTTCGAGATCAACGGCACCTTCTGCTTCGGCGCCGCCCGTTCCTTCACCGAGACGCTGCAGTCGGACCGCCGGCGTCCCCGCGTGGTCATCCTCCGCATGCGCCACGTGATGGCCATCGACGCCACGGGCCTGCACGCGCTGGAAGACGTGAAGAACCGGCTGCACCAGCAGGGCACCACGCTGCTGCTGGCCGGCGTGCACGCCCAGCCGCTGGCGGCCATGACCCGTGCCGGGGCCGTCCAGCACATCGGCCTGGACAACATGTTCTCCACGTTCAGCGATGCGGTGGCGCACGCGAAGAAGCTCCTGGAGACGCCCGCCTGA
- a CDS encoding cation acetate symporter, translating into MNLHGTPLSIMVFSLFVVAVLFLSYFFARKAKSAAGYYAAGGQIHWAVNGISFAGDYLSAASFLGICGMIATLGYDGFLYSIGYLAGWVVALFVVAEPMKRLGKFTFTDAVDAKYDSRGIKLAAAISTLVVSICYLIPQMNGAGSLVEPLLGLPHWAGVIIVGSIVIMIVATAGMASTTYVQFLKGGLLLIFSTIMVGYLLTRGLGTDPASLNDAAGRKLLFIPQQTTEAQLNAEGRQLVHTAGEFLKFSQGDETSWWRRDKDGALWQAQWVAGDQVNGVVGGLLRPVGRITAIGGLDAEAAARGTGPVSPVGFLATLTHADTRIEQWHSAKVTDESGKRVTVHYPKQVSGTDEMKPGVKFKVDTLWNKLNFVSLMMALFFGTAALPHILIRYYTVPSPACARKSTIVAIAAIGFFYVLTLFMGLGAATNGTVNPADSNMSAPLLAMSFGKVLFAVISAIAFATVLGTVAGLIVAASGAVAHDLMDRYGQMNLTEEKKVKAGKIAAVGVGIIAIILGILFRGVNVSFLVGWAFAVAASANLPAIVMLLFWKRTTAAGIVASISVGIVSALGIILTGPEMFAGPYGLTAADAWHKLGQPGIVSIPLSFLALVVVSLMTQKRAVRTA; encoded by the coding sequence ATGAACCTCCATGGGACGCCGCTTTCCATCATGGTGTTCTCCCTGTTCGTGGTGGCTGTGCTCTTCCTCAGCTACTTCTTCGCGCGCAAGGCGAAGTCGGCGGCCGGCTACTATGCCGCCGGCGGCCAGATCCACTGGGCCGTGAACGGCATCAGCTTCGCGGGCGACTACCTGTCGGCCGCGTCGTTCCTCGGCATCTGCGGCATGATCGCCACCCTCGGCTACGACGGGTTCCTGTACTCCATCGGCTACCTGGCGGGCTGGGTCGTGGCGCTGTTCGTCGTGGCCGAGCCGATGAAGCGCCTCGGCAAGTTCACCTTCACCGATGCCGTCGACGCCAAGTACGACAGCCGGGGCATCAAGCTGGCGGCTGCCATCTCCACGCTCGTCGTGTCGATCTGCTACCTGATCCCGCAGATGAACGGCGCCGGTTCGCTGGTGGAGCCGCTGTTGGGACTGCCGCACTGGGCGGGCGTGATCATCGTCGGCAGCATTGTGATCATGATCGTCGCCACGGCCGGCATGGCCTCGACGACCTATGTGCAGTTCCTCAAGGGCGGACTGCTGCTGATCTTCTCGACCATCATGGTCGGCTACCTGCTGACCCGCGGCCTGGGCACCGATCCGGCCAGCCTGAATGACGCTGCCGGCCGCAAGCTGCTGTTCATCCCGCAGCAGACCACCGAGGCGCAGCTGAACGCCGAAGGCCGCCAGCTGGTCCACACCGCCGGCGAGTTCCTCAAGTTCAGCCAGGGCGATGAGACATCCTGGTGGCGGCGTGACAAGGACGGGGCCCTCTGGCAGGCGCAGTGGGTCGCCGGCGACCAGGTCAACGGCGTGGTCGGCGGGCTGCTGCGCCCGGTGGGGCGCATCACGGCCATCGGCGGGCTCGACGCCGAGGCGGCCGCGCGCGGAACCGGTCCCGTTTCGCCGGTCGGCTTCCTGGCAACGCTCACGCACGCGGACACCCGCATCGAACAGTGGCACTCGGCAAAGGTCACCGATGAATCGGGCAAGCGCGTCACGGTGCACTACCCGAAGCAGGTGAGCGGCACGGACGAGATGAAGCCGGGCGTGAAGTTCAAGGTCGATACCCTGTGGAACAAGCTCAACTTCGTCTCGCTGATGATGGCGCTGTTCTTCGGCACGGCAGCCCTGCCGCACATCCTCATCCGCTACTACACCGTGCCCAGCCCGGCCTGTGCGCGGAAGTCGACCATCGTGGCCATCGCCGCGATCGGCTTCTTCTACGTGCTGACCCTGTTCATGGGCCTGGGCGCGGCCACGAACGGCACGGTGAATCCCGCCGACAGCAACATGTCGGCGCCCTTACTGGCGATGTCGTTCGGGAAGGTCCTGTTCGCGGTCATCTCGGCCATCGCGTTTGCGACCGTGCTGGGCACCGTGGCCGGCCTGATCGTGGCGGCCTCGGGAGCGGTCGCGCACGACCTGATGGATCGCTACGGACAGATGAATCTCACGGAAGAGAAGAAGGTGAAGGCGGGCAAGATCGCCGCGGTCGGCGTCGGCATCATCGCCATCATCCTCGGCATCCTCTTCCGCGGCGTGAACGTCAGCTTCCTGGTCGGGTGGGCGTTCGCCGTGGCGGCTTCGGCCAACCTGCCGGCCATCGTCATGCTGCTGTTCTGGAAGCGGACGACGGCTGCGGGCATTGTCGCCTCGATTTCGGTGGGTATCGTCTCGGCGCTCGGCATCATCCTGACCGGGCCGGAGATGTTCGCCGGGCCGTACGGACTGACGGCGGCTGACGCGTGGCACAAGCTGGGGCAGCCAGGCATCGTCTCGATCCCGCTCAGCTTCCTGGCCCTGGTGGTCGTGTCGCTGATGACGCAGAAGAGGGCGGTGCGGACCGCCTGA